The stretch of DNA CCGAGCGCGGGCGACAGCGACGTGCAACGTTCGGCGAGCCCCGCTTCTTCCCCAGGTGCCACAGCCGTGACATCTCTCACACGCCCGCCTAGGCTCGGGACCGAGAGCACGAGAGTCGGGCTCGGGGGGATGGTTCCATGCGTTGGATGGCGTCGGCCGTTGCGGCCTCGATGACGGTGGTGTTGGTGGGAGCAGGGGTCCAGCCTGCCGTGGCGGAGGCTCCGGACTCCGTCGTGACCGGGCGGATCGTCGATGACCTCGGCCGGCCGGTGAAGGGCATGGAGGTCCGGCTCGACCCGGACGGCTCCGCCCCTCCGATCGACCTCGTCACCTCGGCGACCGGCGAGTTCCGGACCACGGCAGCAACGCCCGGCCAGTACACCCTGGCCGCGGAGGAGTTCTTCGACGACACGTTCTACTGGGAGCCGAACCCGGTGAAGTACACGTGGGTCGACGCCCGCCCCGTGACCGTGCAGGAGGGCACGACGTCGCTCGGCACGTTCGAGGTCGCCCGCGGCGGCACCGTGCGCGCCACGGTGATGACCCCCACGGGCCACCGCCTACCGCGCTACCTCGTCGAGGCAAAGGGCGCGGCCGGGCCGGTGTACGGCGAGCGCTACTCGTTCACCGACAGTCGCGGCATCCTGACCCTGCGAGGCCTGCCGGTCGGGACCTGGCCGCTCACCGGACGAATGGACTACTCGGACAACATCCCGAAGGTGACGTTCCCGTCCGTGAAGATCTCCGAGCCGGGACAGGTCGTCCGTGGGGTCAAGCTCGTCACGAAGGTGCACTGGTCGACGTTCCTGCGCGACCGTGGCTACGTGAAGGACGGCGTGCCGCTGGCCGGACCCGGCGAGGCGCGCTTCGGTGTCCGGATCGGCAACACCTACGGCAAGGACGCGGAATTCGACCTCTGGCGCGACAAGCCGCTGCGGCTCTCGCTCTACCGCGACGGGAAGCGGATCAAGAACCTGTACGTGAAGGTCGGAAAGTCCAAGATCTACACGCTCGACAAGCAGCCCAAGGGCGAGCACACGTACAAGTGGATCTGGGGCGGTGACGCCGACACCTTCCGGATCGCGTCGAAGCCGCTGAAGATCACGGTGCGCTGAGGACGCCGTACGCCTCTGGAACGTGCGCCGGGACGGGCGTACGTTGCAGACATGGACGGTGCCGAGGCGGAACACGACGCGCAGTTCCGTGGCGGAATTCCGGAGGTCTACCAGCGGCTCCTCGTGCCGATGATCTTCGAGGAGCCGGCCGAGAGCCTCGCTCGCGTGGTCGCGGATCTCGCGCCGGGGGACGTCCTGGAGACCGCGGCCGGCACCGGGGCGCTCACCGCCGCTCTGCTGCGGAGCTGTCCCGGCGCGAGGATCACGGCCACGGACCTCAACCAGCCGATGCTGGACGCCGCCGCGGCCGCCGTCCCGGACCCGGCGGTGAGGTGGCAGCAGGCCGATGCGCTGGAGCTGCCCTTCGACGACCAGCCGTTCGACGTGGTCGCGTGCCAGTTCGGCGCGATGTTCTTCCCCGACCGTGTCCGCGGGTACCGGGAGGCGGCCCGCGTCCTGAGGCCGGGCGGGTCGTTCGTCTTCACCGTCTGGGACCGGATCGAGACCAGCGAGGTGCCGTGGGTCATCCACGCCGCGCTCGTCACCGCCACGCCGGGCCACCCGGTGGACTTCCTGAGCCGGACGCCGCACGGCTACTTCCACCTCCCGCGCATCCGGGACGACCTCGAGGAGGCTGGCATGCCGGGCGCCACCATCCGGGCCGTGGAAGGAACGAGCCGCACCACCCCGGCGGAGGCCGCACGCGCGTTCTGCCAGGGCACTCCGCTGAGGGTGGCGATCGAGCACCACGAGTCCCTGAAGGTCGAGGATGCGACGGCGATCGCCGAGGACGCGCTGACGCGACACTTCGGTCCGGGGCCGATCGAGGCGCCGACCCGCTGGATCGAAGTGGTCGCCCGGCCCTCAACCGCTGTGCGGCGCTGACGCGCGGAGCGGCCGGAAGAAGTCACGGAGGTCGCGGACGAGGCGCTCGGGCTGCTCGAGGGCGATAAAGTGCCCGCCGCGCTGGGGCCCTCGCCACAGCCGGATGTCGGCGTAGGTCCTGGCCGCGAACTCACGTGGATATCCGGCGTCCTCCGGGGTGAGGATCAGTCCCGCAGGGACGGTGACTGGAGGAAGCGGCGGTGTCGCGTCGTCATCGCGATAGGGCAGGAACGAGGTGCCGATCGTGTTGGTGACCCAGTACAGGGTCGCAATGCTCATCAGGGTGTCACGGTCGATGGACGACTCCAGGTCGCCGTCGCAGTCGCTCCATTCGCGGTACTTCTCGATCAGCCACGCAGCGAGGCCGGCAGGGGAGTCGGAGAGTCCCGCCGCGAGCGAGTTCGGTCGGGTGGCCTGGATCGCCGCGTAGCCGTCGTCGTGGCCACCGAGGTCGCTGGAGCGCTCCTCGAGGTATCGCTGCTCGTCAGGCGACAGGGGCTGGGCCGGGTCGAGGTCGGGGTGGAGGTTCGGGTGGTGGGTGAACACGCCGACCACGCGCTCGGGATGGTGCGCGCCGAGGAAGTTCGTCACGTGGGAGCCGATGTCGCCGCCGTACGCGCCGAAGGACCGGTACCCCAGCTGTTCCATGACCTCGACCCAGAGGTCGGCGATGCGTGACGGCTCGGTCGGCCCGTGAGGCAGCTGCTCGGAGAATCCGAACCCGGGGAGCGACGGGATGATCACCTCGAAGGCGTCCGCGGGGTCGCCACCGTGGCTCGTGGGATCGGTCAACGGACCGATCAGGGGGAGGAACTCGAGGAACGAGCTCGGCCAGCCGTGTGTCAGGACGAGCGGAATCGGCGCATCCGTCACTTGCGCGGGCACGTGCAGCACGTGGACGTCGGTGCCCGACGCCCGCACGATCCTCTGGGGGAACCGGTTCACCGCTCGTTCGGTGAGTCGCCAGTCGAAGTCGTGCGCCCAGGAGGAGACGAACTCCGCGAGATACGCCGGGTCGGTGCCCGCCTCCCAGCCAGCACCGGCGCGTCGCGGGAGCCGTGTCCGCTCGAGGCGCTCGCGCAGGTCGGTGAGCGTCGCCGCAGGGACCTCGATCGTGAACTCGCGCACGTTCGTCATCCCGCCGACGCTACTGCCGGTTCCGCGGGAGGGCGAGAGTGCGGCACGCTTGCCCGGGCGATGGTGGAACCGAAGCGGACGGGATACTGGTCCGGTGGACTCCCAGGCCCGCCGCACCGCCCGGCTGATGGTGGCGGGAACGACCTCCGACGCCGGCAAGAGCCTGGTGACCAGCGCCCTGTGCCGCGCCTTCGCCCGTCGGGGCGTCCGCGTGGCGCCCTTCAAGGCGCAGAACATGTCGAACAACTCGATGGTGTGCGCCGATGGTGCCGAGATCGGCCGGGCGCAGTGGGTGCAGGCGCTGGCCGCCCGCGCCGAGCCCGAGGCGGCGATGAACCCCGTGCTGCTGAAGCCGGGCGGCGATCGTCGCAGCCACGTGGTCGTGATGGGCGAGCCCGCCGGGGAGATCAGCAGCCGCGAGTTCATCGGGGGCCGGGAGCACCTGGCCGAGGCCGCCTATTCCGCGTACGACGACCTCGCGTCGCGGTACGACCTCGTCGTCGCCGAGGGGGCGGGCAGCCCCACCGAGATCAACCTGAGGGCCGGCGACTACGTGAACATGGGGCTGGCGCGGCACGCCGACATGCCCGTCGTGGTGGTCGGCGACATCGACCGCGGGGGCGTTTTCGCGGCGTTCTACGGCACGGTCGCGCTGCTCGAGCCCGAGGACCAGGCGCTCGTGGCCGGCTTCGTCG from Aeromicrobium phoceense encodes:
- a CDS encoding class I SAM-dependent methyltransferase, whose product is MDGAEAEHDAQFRGGIPEVYQRLLVPMIFEEPAESLARVVADLAPGDVLETAAGTGALTAALLRSCPGARITATDLNQPMLDAAAAAVPDPAVRWQQADALELPFDDQPFDVVACQFGAMFFPDRVRGYREAARVLRPGGSFVFTVWDRIETSEVPWVIHAALVTATPGHPVDFLSRTPHGYFHLPRIRDDLEEAGMPGATIRAVEGTSRTTPAEAARAFCQGTPLRVAIEHHESLKVEDATAIAEDALTRHFGPGPIEAPTRWIEVVARPSTAVRR
- a CDS encoding epoxide hydrolase family protein; translation: MTNVREFTIEVPAATLTDLRERLERTRLPRRAGAGWEAGTDPAYLAEFVSSWAHDFDWRLTERAVNRFPQRIVRASGTDVHVLHVPAQVTDAPIPLVLTHGWPSSFLEFLPLIGPLTDPTSHGGDPADAFEVIIPSLPGFGFSEQLPHGPTEPSRIADLWVEVMEQLGYRSFGAYGGDIGSHVTNFLGAHHPERVVGVFTHHPNLHPDLDPAQPLSPDEQRYLEERSSDLGGHDDGYAAIQATRPNSLAAGLSDSPAGLAAWLIEKYREWSDCDGDLESSIDRDTLMSIATLYWVTNTIGTSFLPYRDDDATPPLPPVTVPAGLILTPEDAGYPREFAARTYADIRLWRGPQRGGHFIALEQPERLVRDLRDFFRPLRASAPHSG
- a CDS encoding carboxypeptidase-like regulatory domain-containing protein; protein product: MRWMASAVAASMTVVLVGAGVQPAVAEAPDSVVTGRIVDDLGRPVKGMEVRLDPDGSAPPIDLVTSATGEFRTTAATPGQYTLAAEEFFDDTFYWEPNPVKYTWVDARPVTVQEGTTSLGTFEVARGGTVRATVMTPTGHRLPRYLVEAKGAAGPVYGERYSFTDSRGILTLRGLPVGTWPLTGRMDYSDNIPKVTFPSVKISEPGQVVRGVKLVTKVHWSTFLRDRGYVKDGVPLAGPGEARFGVRIGNTYGKDAEFDLWRDKPLRLSLYRDGKRIKNLYVKVGKSKIYTLDKQPKGEHTYKWIWGGDADTFRIASKPLKITVR